The following coding sequences lie in one Paracholeplasma manati genomic window:
- a CDS encoding phosphopentomutase: protein MYKRVFLIVMDSLGCGEAPDAKDYNDLGSNTIGHIAEKMNLHIPNMQKLGYGNIIPIKGVPAAQAPLASYTKIQEASTGKDTMTGHWEMMGLYITEPFQTFTDTGFPKALLDELTKQTGREIIGNVAASGTEIIADLGEEHMRTGALIVYTSADSVLQIAMHEDIIPIEEQYRICEIAREITMKEEWKVARVIARPFVGTNKNDFKRTPNRHDYAVKPFGKTTLNFMDEHGLDVIALGKINDIFVGEGINHYERTLSNEDGMDKIIKIAKNHPFKGLCFLNLVDFDALYGHRRDPIGYGKAIESFDKDLPKLMEYLNEDDLLMITADHGNDPIHHGTDHTREYVPLLVYAKGKPGKALPLMKTFADIAATISDNFKVEKTENGQSFLDLI from the coding sequence AAAAATGAACTTGCATATCCCTAATATGCAAAAATTAGGTTATGGCAACATCATACCGATCAAAGGTGTGCCTGCTGCACAAGCCCCTCTTGCAAGCTATACCAAGATTCAAGAAGCTTCAACGGGTAAAGATACCATGACAGGTCACTGGGAAATGATGGGCCTCTATATCACCGAACCATTCCAAACATTTACCGATACTGGCTTTCCTAAGGCATTACTCGATGAATTGACCAAACAAACCGGTAGAGAAATCATTGGTAATGTGGCTGCATCAGGCACAGAAATCATCGCTGATCTGGGTGAAGAACACATGCGTACTGGTGCACTGATCGTCTATACATCGGCAGACTCCGTATTACAAATAGCGATGCATGAAGACATTATTCCTATTGAGGAACAATATCGTATTTGTGAAATCGCTCGTGAAATCACGATGAAAGAGGAATGGAAAGTGGCACGTGTCATTGCCCGTCCTTTTGTTGGAACCAATAAAAATGATTTCAAACGTACACCGAACCGTCATGATTACGCTGTAAAACCATTTGGCAAAACCACATTGAATTTCATGGATGAACATGGATTGGATGTCATTGCTTTAGGTAAAATCAACGATATATTTGTTGGTGAAGGAATCAATCACTATGAACGTACCCTATCTAATGAAGATGGTATGGATAAAATCATTAAGATTGCAAAAAATCACCCATTTAAAGGATTATGTTTCTTAAATTTAGTTGATTTTGACGCCTTATATGGCCATCGTAGAGACCCGATTGGCTATGGTAAAGCCATTGAATCCTTTGATAAGGACCTACCAAAACTCATGGAATATCTTAATGAAGATGATTTACTAATGATCACTGCTGACCATGGTAACGACCCAATTCATCATGGTACAGACCATACCCGTGAATATGTACCGCTATTGGTTTATGCCAAAGGTAAACCTGGTAAAGCATTGCCACTAATGAAGACATTTGCGGATATTGCGGCTACCATCTCAGACAACTTTAAAGTGGAAAAAACCGAAAATGGTCAATCGTTTTTGGATTTAATATAA